The nucleotide sequence CTctgtgtcattagtgtaagatcaggcTCAGAAGTGTCCagttctgtgtctgtgaagagtgaccatTCAAATATTGAACCACCAAACTTCAGTGAGAAAACATCACCGACCAAAAGgtatttcaagtcaagtcacctttatttatataccgcTTTTAACAATAGAGactgtaacaaagcaactgaacagcattaaataggaaaatagtgtgtcaaggAACCAAAATTCCATCGGTGACTGAATGGAGataaaaaccttgggagaaactagGCTCGGTCTGGGGCCAGTTCTCCCctggccagatgaaaccagtagttcaatttcaggctgcagcaaagtcacattgtgcagaagaattatctgtttcctgtggtcttgtcctggagGCCGTCTAGAAGACAGGTCTTGGCTGtcgatctgtctctggggctcatctaggtGTCCTGGTttctgctgacattcagggctgtagaggtccactctaggtgctgatccaccatctgggcgtgatacgtactggatccaggtggtgccagtgaccatctgatctggatacagactggatctggtagctacggtgacctcggaataagagagagagacagactaatattagcatagatgccatttttctaacgatgtagcaagtacattttgtgttatgggaaatgttcattgttccatttttttctaattaattcAGCCTAATATCCTCTAACGGATTTGagtattagaaatgtgttagtgtgttatgtgtaagccaggttaaagagatgtgtctttaatctagatttaaactgacagagtgtgtctgcctctcgtacaatgttaggtaggttattccagagtttgggtgctaaataggaaaaggatctgccaccagcagttgattttgatattctaggtattatcaaatttagttttgagaacgcagcagacATAGAGGACTATAGCGCAATAAgagctcgttcaaatactgaggtgctaaactgTTCAGGGCTTTATCAGTAATAAGCGAGCTTTTAAAATCGACACAATGTTtcatagggagccagtgcagtgttgacagaacagggctaatatggtcatatttcctggctctagtaagaactctagctgctgcattttgaaccagCTGGAGTTTTTTTatcaagcgtgcagaacaacaacCCATTAAAGCATTCCTTACTGATGCCGAAGAACTGACAGAGCAGATCTTAgaaagtgttctaggttattacattcccagttcccagacagcaacatagtgttggcccagatccggcacACATCTGTGGGCTGGATCTgtgccgaaactgcttgctgtctgggtttttacatcctataattaacacctctgtttttttttcagattttaacaTTAAGAAATCATCCAGTTTTTTTCCGAGATCGatcggtctgtaattaactagttctttggggtctagaaaaatgtaaatcccgtggcaaaacatagaaacacaatagagacatcattagcatagctgctgatccaacaaagtaaaattagtctaacccaagctaatgaataaaaatgcacacttggtcagatgcaactacactcataatttaagagatacattattcgaatgcttggcaaaagagatgcgtttttaatctagatttaaacagagagagtgtgtctgaaccccgaacattatcaggaaggctattccaagggagccaaatgtgaaaaagcgctacctcctttagtggacttttctaacttaggaactaccaaaagtccagtgttttgtgaccttagggagcgtgatggattgcaacgtggtagaaggctagttagctacgcaggagctaaaccatttagggccttataggtaagtaatgataatttgtaactgacactgaacttaataggtagccagtgcagagactgtaaaattggggtaatatgatcatattttcttgacctggtaaggactctagctgctgcattttggactacctgtagcttgctTATTGACAAAGCAgtacaaccacctagaagtgcattacaatagtccagtctagaggtcatgaatgcatgaactagcttttctgcatcagaagcaggtaacatgtttcgtagcttggcaatgtttctaagatggaagaatgcagtttttgtaacatgggagaTATGTAACATGGGAAATTTTCAAAacacaagttgctgtctaatataacacacagacttttgactgtagaggaagtaacagtacatccgtctagttgcaaattgtaatctacaagattctgtgtactgttcttttggtccaataattaatatctctgtcttatccgaatttaattggagaaaattattggtcatccaatcttttacatttttaacacactctgttagcttagataattaagaagttttgtctggtcttgttgagatatatggCTGAGTATcaacagcataacagtggaagctaattccgtattttctaataatattaccaaaggGCAACATGTGATTGCTTCTacagattttttaaatgatattcgGGCCGAGGTCAGTCaggtcgtttgaaataaagatgccaattaaacctttgtaatttatatagtactagacacaatctCAGATGATTATGCCAAATATTGCATCTTGATGTGGTTGGAGTGTTCTATGCAGAAAGTGAAGGCATAGCTCATTTTGAGCCATTTATTCCCCAGTCAGTTAGAACAAAGTCTGATATCTGAAAAGAGATCATGTTTTGTGTAAATGAAGAGATCCCTGTGTATCTTGACTAACTACTGAGCCAGAACTGCAAGAATGTAAGATAATCTCTGTGTATCCCAATGAAATACCACATAAAGGTACACTATAATATAAAGAGGATGTTTTCTCTCATCTCTGAAAAAACACCATTctctttcattttaaaaactttaattatgTCTAGCCAAGTTTCATATGACAGTTTCATTTTACAGCAGATGTAAACATCCCTAAGACCAGAATTTATGAGCCCAAGTAAACATGCGTACACTCATATCACCAAAACCAACAGTTGTGCCTTCTAAagcattaaattatatatatatatatatatattatatatatatatatatatatatatatatatatatatatgtatgtatgtatgtatgtatgtatgtatgtatgtatgtatgtatgtatgtatgtatatatatttttggaaacattactattgtaaattttttgaaagaagttcttctgctcatcaagcctgcatttatttgatcaaaaatacagaaaaaacagtaatattgtgaaatattattacaacttaaaattatagttttctatataaatatactttgaaaaaataatttattcatgtgatgcaaagctgaattttctgcacctttgctccagccttcagtgtcacatgtaacatccagtctatcacatgatcatttagaaataattttaatattatgatttattatgagtgttggaaacagttctgctgtgtaatatattttatgaacaaaaggttaaaaagaactacatttattaaaaataaaaataaaaaattctaataatatatatattctaataatatattttctttactatcactttttgtcaatttaacacatccttgctgaataaaagtattgcttttatttaaaaagaagaaaaaaaattactgacaccaaattactgaccagtagtgtatattattattacagaatatttatattttaaaaactttttttttcttttttttttttttactttttattcatcaaagtatcataaaaactatatactatatatatattattattattattataaaaaataatttgtaagcaaAATTCAGTACCTTGCAATTAGAACTTACATTTGAGTTAAATAATTGGGACCTTATTGGCAAAAACATTGAAAGTTAGTGATTATTCTTTACTTTTTAACAATATCAGTTGCCAAATATATTTTGCTGACAGGGTTCATCATGAGAAATCACCCACAAATATTCAGCAGTGCCACTTCCACAAGAAGTTCAGAGTAAATATCCACAAGATATTCCAGGTAGGAAAGAAATtggtaaatgtttaatatttctggcaaaaaatatttataacactGGAAAATTTCTTGTTGATGACATATTGACATTGGTCCtagatgtaaattatttatattttaagcatGTCTGATATGTGAACGTACAATTTGGTTACATTTTGTTCTaagccttcttcttcttctttttttttgcttctttttaggatcttttgtacaaaataataacatttttgaagAACGAGCTGGAAAAGTTTACGAAAATATTACACAAGGAAAACACACAATACTTTGTGAGAGATAAAGATGACATGTGCAGGATcaaagaagcagctcttgatctcacACTCCacttcctgagagagatgaaggaagatgaagctgctgatactCTGGAAGGTAAGAGTCTTATGAACATAAACTGTCAGATTCTCACTTGTAAATGtagattttaatgaaaatatatttcttgtTTCTGTATTCAGACAAGTTGGTCTTCATTCATCTTAAATCAAACCTGAGGAAAAagtataaatgtgtgtttgaaggaattgcaaaACAAGGTGAAGGTACACTTCTGAATaacatctacacagatctctatatcactcagggttgtagtgaacaggtcaatactgaacatgaggtAAGACAGATTGAAGTTACTTCCAGACGTTCTGAATCACAGGAAATACAGGTTGAATGCACAAATTTATTTCAACCCGGAAAAGACAAGAAGATCAaaactgtactgacaaaaggagttgctggcatcggaaaatcagtctctgtgcaaaagtttgttctggattgggctgaaggaaaagaaaatcaggatatcagcttcatatttcctcttccattcAGAGAGATTAACttaaaggagaaagaaaaacaaagtttgatggaccttattgctcagtttttcccagagacaaaaggactgaaCCTTGCAAAGAGGAATATGTACAAAGTCCTTTTCATACTTGATGGATTGGATGAGTTTCGTCTTCCTCTGAACTTTGAGGGTAATGAGACTTGGTCTGATGTATCATCACCAgcctctctggatgttctcctgacgaacctcatcaagggaaatttacttccttctgctctcatctggatcaccaccagaccagcagctgccagtaagattcctcctgactgtatcgaccgggtaacagagatacgaggattcaatgatgcacaaaaggaggagtacttcagaaaaagattcaAAGAAGAGAATCTGGCCAATgaaatcattgatcatgttaaaAAATCAAAGAGTCTttttatcatgtgccacatcccagtcttctgctggatttcagccactgttctcaAGAATATCTTGAAGGACAAGAATATGAAAAATGATCAGGTTGATGATGCATCCAAAACACTGCAGGAATCAAATACAGAAGACATTCCcaagactctgacacaaatgtacacacactttcTCCGCTTTCAAatccagcagagcagacgaaAGTATGATGGAAAATACACACCAGATGTCtcctgggataaagatgccatcCTTTCACTGGGAAAGCTGGCATTTCATCAGCTGCAAAACAACAACCTGATTTTCTATGAATCAGACctggaagcctgtggtattgacgTCTATAAAGCATCAGTGTATtcaggcatgtgtacccagatctttaaAGAGGAAACAGGGATCATTCTTGGTACCATGTACTGTTTTgttcacttgagcattcaagagttcattgcagccctttatgcacatctgtttctagaCATCAACAAGAAAAGTGTGTTTGTTCAGGACTGTCCTGAACAGGAAAACAAAAATGAAGCcatgattgatttgctcaagactTCAGTGGACAAGGCACTCGAAAGTGACAATGGACATCTGGACCTTTTCCTTCGTTTTCTTCTTGGATTGTCAATCCAGTCCAATCGGCTACTCTTACGAGGACTGTTGACACAGCAAGACGACAAAGACCAAAGCAAAAAGGAAATAGTTGAGTACATCAAGAAGAAATTTGAAGCTAATCTGTCACCAGAGAGATCTATCAATCTGTTcaactgtctgaatgaactgaacgaccAAACTCTGGTGAAAGAAATTCAGACCCACCTTAAcaaaggaagtctctcatctTCTGACCTCTCACCTGCCCAGTGGTCCGCTGTGGCCTTTGTGCTGTTGACATCAAAGGAGGAActggaggagtttgagcttcagaaatttaAGAAATCTGATgagtgtctcattagattatTGGCAGTCATCAAAACCTCCAAAAGAGCACTGTAAGCCATTTAAAtgcagtttgtttatttgttttagctttttaatcaaaaatactatTGATTTTGTAGTTGCAATTTCAGCATAGCCCACCAAACCTACAATATATTTACTGTTCAGGTAAAATAAATAGgtgaaaaatttatttaatatttgtatttaggtcatgcattttactgtattatactgtatgtattcatgcattttactgtattatactgtatgtattcagTCTAATGTGACGTGTTTTCCTTGTAGCCTGAATGATTGTGACTTAACAGACAGAAGTTGTTCAGCTCTGGCTACTGTTCTTGGATCAGACTCCAATCTGAAAGAGCTCAACATGAACAATAAcaatctgcaggattcaggagtgaagctgctctgcaCTGGACTGGAGAATGTAAAGTGTGAACTGAAGATACTGAGGTAAGTTGTGtgataaccagaaaaaaatatattaaaaaaacttaaCTTATTGTCCTTTACCATCtccttttttaaaaacaatattggcATTATGCAAAATGATTAActaaaatttaatttagtttgattTATATTGTCTAACTTTAATTATCAaggtgtttaaaaagaaaaaaatcctaataTACACTTAAAGCAAAGTCTTTGATAAAAAGTTTCTCagctttttgctcaaaattatgctttttttattacatttttttataaaacttaccTACATTcaagtgtttataaaaaaaagaatgcttgaagcttgaataaaaatgtatttgtttgtttaaaattagAAGCTCTGTTCTTTATGTTTATGTAATGCATTttagatattcatataacaaaatattctGGGGGCCATGACATTTGagtgaaaatgatcaaaaatgctgTCGGTGTTGAAAGTTTTAAGGCAAATTCATTAATAGATGAAAAATctgttaaattttacattttcattctgtTTCTAGACTTTCTaactgcagtatcactgaagaaggaTATAAAGCTCtagcttcagctctgagatcaaacccttcacatctgatagagctggatctaacaggaaatgatcctggacaatcaggagtgcaggagctcagtgatttactacaagatccaaactgtcaactgaaGATACTGAAgtgagtcaaaccaagtcaagtaacctttatttatataacacttttaacaatacagattgtatcAAAGCAGCTTAACAGTATCAAATAGGAAAAGTGTTGTGACAAGAGGGGGCGGGGCTAAGAGCCATGGGAACagagtgaggccggtggagttaATGAGAATGCGCAACATCTGCGCCACtcaccggtcttgagtcccatggaggagctcCAGAATGATAAAGGGAGAAGTGATGAATGTGTTGCTACAGGGCCacttgaaggaatttgggggccccaagcaaaatggacatagaggccccccgcacgcacgcaaagcctacaggaaccacagcatagccatacagtttaagttcacccacactttatataaattaaaaaggtttacagtgcaaatactgcttgaaaacaatatttggtgggaattcaatagtgatttgaactgttttttttttttttctaataatatgacagcacacacttatcagtttaaactctgggctgtgcaggatatcagctatagtTATAGAGCTTGTGTTACCTTGtgctatatagaggaaacatcagcactgagaagtgatgcatctgttgatgttgaggatgaagttgatggtgtagctgggaaaataattgaaaaaaaatctgaaattacctatgaagtacgttttaccatttcactgttagcatattgaaagaggtcactattaacagctcaggggtgtgtttcccaaaaccatagctgctaactaagttagatggtagacactttataataacaatcattCATAGATGGTAAACTGATAGTTAATTAACATTTagttaattgtcatttaattgttagcaaacagtatttttacttattataaagtttaccgaAAACTTAAAGATATGTTAGCATTTCCATATTGGTTTTTTTCCTAACCCCCATTTGGTAAATAGATTATCACGGTGGAATAGTTTAGCATGCTATTTGCTGTGCCCCTTTCATCTatggctgtagctatcgaatattttagtaatcgagtattctaccaaaaattccatccaTTAATCGAGTAattggataaaatgtgtttttgcttaaagtgcaatattaattatacaagagaaaataagacttctgggtctcttaaaatgagcaactagtttccttttttagaaaaaaaatatttttattttttaaatgcatacaatgcaatgcatacatcaaaaataaacatttaattattacctattgtttctctgtctgtacttatACTgtgaacaataacaataaaattgacagatgaattaagtccATTTAAGTTCCATtcggttggggttttaaataaaacattttctgagatgcacattaagcattaaacaccaaacattaatttatcttttaattattgaaaatttagcaaacttaactttttggtaaacaaaggggatttactattaaaaataaaacattgaagaaattttgtgtgattaaaccttaaaagtAGGCTattatattagtattagtattacatctctggcaaatacttatctaaaacaggacttttattttgatgggttgacgtacatttacagctctgtgtatgtgatgtgacgctagttttactcaaatcaaacgttcaactgctcatgaagtgactgtcagagcagttctggagatgttgttcatgtgttcacgtcttattTAGtaagacagcagatgctgaaatcaccagagcgtcacgcgcgctttaGTGTCTGTAATaaaggaagacgcgcttctgctcccattaacagagacacgcagaacatacaagattcatatttaaacagactgttctggcttaatatttacagatattagtccatattgtgatttgatgtaagtgcaatgacctatttttaattaattcattcaacatTTGGCAAATTACTTGTCATTctgcattaaactgtaaattctgtttttatgactggattccgcgattcgcTCCATGCTTTCTGCAtcgtggaaatcatagggccctagttgtggtataccagctttatcttgcaatggacaaacGCCACAACATTCTCTTTACATTTGCCCGCTCcctcaaataaaaaacacactgctgactccttgcagtatgcgatttctGATCTGCGTCTTCTTTATCCCGTTAAAatacatattacagtaaccatattccttccgttcgaaaaaaagttgcactaactgttcgttacaagcagcatttgccGTCAAGCAggtagctaacataaacatatttttgctagcctaagttacctgctgcaaaattacaccatttgtacaagactgAAAAGTAGAGCTATTTTATCAGagactactgagaggggcccccttgagggggatcacGATAACCgtgtcattacacgttactgcattgacgatcaaaggggcgctcacacagtgtcgttgcattttattcttaaccattcttaacttttttaatgtggctgacactccctctgagttctaacaaaccaatatccctgagtaattaatgtactcaaacagcacac is from Carassius gibelio isolate Cgi1373 ecotype wild population from Czech Republic chromosome B22, carGib1.2-hapl.c, whole genome shotgun sequence and encodes:
- the LOC127987954 gene encoding NACHT, LRR and PYD domains-containing protein 12-like; translation: MLPSGHDEPLIVFSDKNPRIELFSCSMSQQRGKISLSEMSLSQKQSARSSSHVSSSVSVKSDCSKGGSVSNFSEKKTSSTKRVHHEKSPTNIQQCHFHKKFRVNIHKIFQDLLYKIITFLKNELEKFTKILHKENTQYFVRDKDDMCRIKEAALDLTLHFLREMKEDEAADTLEDKLVFIHLKSNLRKKYKCVFEGIAKQGEGTLLNNIYTDLYITQGCSEQVNTEHEVRQIEVTSRRSESQEIQVECTNLFQPGKDKKIKTVLTKGVAGIGKSVSVQKFVLDWAEGKENQDISFIFPLPFREINLKEKEKQSLMDLIAQFFPETKGLNLAKRNMYKVLFILDGLDEFRLPLNFEGNETWSDVSSPASLDVLLTNLIKGNLLPSALIWITTRPAAASKIPPDCIDRVTEIRGFNDAQKEEYFRKRFKEENLANEIIDHVKKSKSLFIMCHIPVFCWISATVLKNILKDKNMKNDQVDDASKTLQESNTEDIPKTLTQMYTHFLRFQIQQSRRKYDGKYTPDVSWDKDAILSLGKLAFHQLQNNNLIFYESDLEACGIDVYKASVYSGMCTQIFKEETGIILGTMYCFVHLSIQEFIAALYAHLFLDINKKSVFVQDCPEQENKNEAMIDLLKTSVDKALESDNGHLDLFLRFLLGLSIQSNRLLLRGLLTQQDDKDQSKKEIVEYIKKKFEANLSPERSINLFNCLNELNDQTLVKEIQTHLNKGSLSSSDLSPAQWSAVAFVLLTSKEELEEFELQKFKKSDECLIRLLAVIKTSKRALLNDCDLTDRSCSALATVLGSDSNLKELNMNNNNLQDSGVKLLCTGLENVKCELKILRLSNCSITEEGYKALASALRSNPSHLIELDLTGNDPGQSGVQELSDLLQDPNCQLKILKFLSPDAEKACQYVTGTVGENLLLLRELNLSEQKLGETRVNQITALLQDKHCKFNKLQLCDCGLTEESCTSFATVLISNPSLKELDMSNNNLQDSGVKKLQNGLKNTKCKLEKLRVLDSTKVLRPIGSAMAPSSLISTMAHHPTSSTKLPHQSSSALALASALRSNPSHLIELDLTGNDPGESGVKEIDDLLQDPNYSLKTLSLNNINFTEEGCHILAAALNSNPSNLKELDLSMNKLGNSGIKIILTLFENVQCRLEKLKFKCISITGEGCATLASAINSNLRELDLSENQLGNSGVTEISSVLRNSQCTLQILRYELS